A DNA window from Rossellomorea marisflavi contains the following coding sequences:
- a CDS encoding glycosyltransferase family 2 protein: MSRHIPKVSVVFPVKNEGKNVKMTLDSLFSVKTNVEVEAILVDDASTDDGFAFLSTYEHKQKVTYVRAEGVGPSVARNLGADAANYPYIAFCDAHMTFENFWLDRLVYPVASGVTDAVCPAIGSLEDPSIVGYGQSLTPSLKIKWNPRGRALFETAILPGACIVMKKETFDDIGGFEPGFYSWGHEDVEISIKLWLFGYRCHCDPTVTILHLFRTAHPYNVNYEGIYYNLMRMAYLHFDDARIERAKSLIVHGSPIKIDRRVLQDGVLKKRTEYMKKRKTSIETLFKKFSIYF; this comes from the coding sequence ATGAGCAGGCATATACCCAAAGTTTCCGTTGTATTCCCTGTGAAGAACGAAGGCAAGAATGTAAAGATGACGTTGGATTCCCTTTTCAGCGTCAAGACAAATGTCGAGGTCGAGGCAATCCTTGTGGACGATGCCTCCACTGATGATGGCTTCGCCTTCCTTTCCACCTATGAACATAAACAAAAAGTGACCTATGTGCGGGCAGAAGGGGTGGGGCCATCTGTTGCCAGGAATCTGGGGGCGGATGCTGCCAACTACCCCTATATCGCTTTTTGCGATGCCCATATGACCTTTGAGAATTTCTGGTTGGACCGCCTTGTCTATCCGGTGGCAAGCGGGGTAACCGATGCCGTTTGTCCAGCCATCGGTTCGCTGGAGGACCCTTCCATCGTGGGCTACGGCCAATCTCTGACTCCTTCCCTGAAAATCAAATGGAATCCCAGGGGCCGTGCGCTTTTTGAAACAGCCATCCTTCCCGGTGCGTGCATTGTTATGAAGAAAGAGACGTTTGACGATATTGGCGGATTTGAACCCGGATTTTATTCGTGGGGGCACGAAGATGTAGAAATTTCGATCAAACTGTGGCTTTTCGGTTACCGTTGCCACTGCGATCCCACGGTCACGATCCTTCATTTGTTCAGGACGGCCCATCCGTACAACGTAAACTACGAGGGAATCTACTACAACCTTATGAGAATGGCCTATCTCCATTTTGACGATGCGCGGATCGAAAGGGCCAAATCTCTCATTGTTCATGGTTCTCCCATCAAGATTGATCGAAGGGTGCTCCAGGATGGGGTTCTCAAAAAACGAACAGAGTATATGAAGAAGAGGAAGACCAGTATTGAAACACTGTTCAAGAAATTCTCCATCTACTTCTGA
- a CDS encoding NAD-dependent epimerase/dehydratase family protein — protein MKRVLVTGASGFTGRHACALFASMGHAVYGLVRTPTMMKDVTLVHCDLMDEQQVQRVVEEVKPDITLHLAAQNHGGISWEKPALTFRINVVGTLNLLEALRISAPDSVMLVTGSVLEWNAGSMPAHPYGVSKVMQTALASSWSQLFGLDVRIARSSNLCGPGESTGICSLLARSCVEGKEAFHFSNILDQRDFLDVRDAVRAYARIITDGEREGDYTVASGRNRTLLEVARETRDIAGSGISFTTDAFQHTFQEVYSTRGIRALGWEPVIPFKQTLADIHDYMNKTKR, from the coding sequence ATGAAACGCGTCCTAGTGACAGGGGCATCGGGATTCACCGGGCGTCATGCTTGTGCCTTGTTCGCTAGCATGGGTCACGCTGTATACGGCCTTGTAAGGACACCTACGATGATGAAAGACGTGACGCTAGTTCATTGTGACCTCATGGATGAACAGCAGGTCCAGAGGGTGGTGGAAGAGGTGAAACCCGACATCACCCTGCATCTGGCTGCGCAAAATCATGGTGGTATATCCTGGGAGAAACCTGCTCTTACGTTCCGCATAAATGTAGTGGGTACCCTGAATCTTTTGGAAGCCTTGAGGATCAGCGCACCAGATTCCGTGATGCTGGTCACGGGATCGGTACTTGAATGGAACGCGGGCTCCATGCCGGCCCATCCCTATGGCGTATCGAAGGTCATGCAGACAGCCCTTGCTTCCTCTTGGTCACAGCTATTCGGCTTGGATGTGCGAATTGCCCGCTCTTCTAATTTATGCGGTCCTGGTGAATCCACGGGCATCTGTTCCCTGTTAGCCAGAAGCTGTGTTGAAGGGAAGGAAGCATTTCACTTTTCCAATATACTCGATCAGAGGGATTTCCTGGATGTCAGGGATGCGGTTCGTGCCTATGCAAGGATTATTACAGATGGTGAGCGCGAAGGGGATTATACTGTAGCCTCCGGTCGGAACCGGACCCTCCTGGAAGTGGCAAGGGAAACAAGGGATATAGCCGGTAGCGGAATCTCCTTCACCACAGACGCCTTTCAGCACACTTTCCAGGAAGTGTATTCCACGAGGGGAATCCGGGCGTTGGGGTGGGAACCAGTTATTCCGTTCAAGCAGACGCTTGCAGATATCCATGACTATATGAATAAAACAAAAAGGTAA
- a CDS encoding outer spore coat protein CotE, whose amino-acid sequence MAEYREIITKAVVAKGRKFTQSHHTICPPHHPSSILGCWIINHEYKAHKVGKKVEIQGCYDINVWYSHSDNTKTSVVTERVEYTDVIKLKYRDPDCSDDLEVCARVLQQPNCCEAVISPNGNKIIVHVEREFLVEVIGETKVCVLVNPDGCDDHDWDCDLDDEEFEELDPEFLEGIEE is encoded by the coding sequence ATGGCAGAATATAGAGAGATCATTACAAAAGCGGTCGTAGCGAAGGGACGCAAATTCACTCAGTCCCATCATACGATTTGCCCGCCGCATCACCCATCGAGCATTTTAGGCTGCTGGATCATCAATCACGAGTACAAGGCACACAAAGTAGGGAAAAAAGTAGAGATTCAGGGTTGTTATGATATCAACGTATGGTACTCCCACAGTGATAACACGAAAACGTCCGTGGTTACTGAGCGAGTCGAATATACAGACGTCATCAAATTGAAATACCGCGATCCTGATTGCTCGGATGATCTTGAAGTGTGCGCACGCGTACTCCAACAGCCGAACTGCTGCGAAGCGGTCATCTCACCGAATGGGAATAAAATCATCGTTCATGTAGAACGTGAATTCCTGGTGGAAGTGATCGGTGAAACGAAAGTATGCGTCCTGGTGAATCCTGACGGCTGTGATGATCATGATTGGGACTGCGACCTGGATGACGAAGAGTTTGAAGAATTGGATCCGGAATTCCTTGAAGGCATCGAAGAGTAA
- a CDS encoding DNA topoisomerase III codes for MKKTVVLAEKPSVGRDIARVLNCTQKGNGFMEGKEYIVTWALGHLVTLADPETYDDKYKTWKIEDLPMLPKDLKLVVIKKTGKQFNTVKTQMNRPDVKEIVIATDAGREGELVARWILEKAKPQKPLKRLWISSVTDKAIQQGFSRLKDGKAYENLYRAAEARSEADWYVGMNATRALTTKHNAQLSCGRVQTPTLSIIAQREEEIRNFKPVPYYGIQAVTAKGTFTWLKGQESRSFSKEEVDQVEAALKAQKKPLTIDTVKKATKKNPAPSFYDLTELQRDAHKIYGFSAKETLSIMQKLYEQHKLVTYPRTDSKHLSSDMVDTLKDRLMAVNVQEYRSIVHHAMKGKLTLSKAYVDDTKVSDHHAIIPTEETPFLQKLQDRERKIYDLIVKRFVAAFYAPYSYEQTTVTGNIGQNRFQLKGNRVLDQGWKAVYEKESVEGLKATLAEGESLPLLSVKQTEGKTTPPGRFNEGTLLTAMENPRKYMKGSDQDLLEAISETGGLGTVATRADIIEKLFHTALIEETGKEITITSKGKQLLDLAPSELRSPTLTAEWEMKLEQIASGKLSKQEFMKEIKEYTKKSVHEIKQSTKKFSHDNLTGTRCPDCGNLMLEIKNRNGKMLVCQDRECGHRKNVSKKTNARCPNCHKRLELKGEGDGQLFVCVCGHKEKLSTFNQRRKKEKGGKATKRDVNQYLKTQQKDEPVNTALADALAKLKLDQ; via the coding sequence ATGAAAAAAACAGTGGTTCTGGCAGAAAAGCCTTCTGTCGGAAGAGATATCGCACGGGTGCTGAACTGCACACAAAAAGGAAACGGATTCATGGAAGGGAAAGAGTATATCGTAACCTGGGCCCTTGGGCATCTGGTTACCCTTGCAGACCCCGAAACCTATGATGACAAGTACAAAACGTGGAAGATAGAAGACCTGCCGATGCTACCGAAAGATCTTAAGCTGGTGGTGATCAAAAAAACAGGCAAACAATTCAATACCGTAAAAACCCAGATGAATCGGCCAGATGTGAAAGAAATCGTCATTGCCACGGATGCCGGGCGTGAAGGTGAACTCGTCGCCAGGTGGATCCTGGAAAAGGCGAAGCCGCAAAAACCGTTGAAGCGTCTGTGGATCTCATCCGTCACCGATAAAGCCATTCAGCAGGGCTTCAGCCGGTTAAAGGATGGAAAAGCCTATGAAAACCTCTACAGAGCTGCAGAGGCAAGGTCCGAAGCGGATTGGTATGTCGGCATGAATGCCACGAGGGCCTTGACGACCAAACATAATGCCCAGCTTTCCTGCGGCCGGGTACAAACCCCGACGCTTAGTATCATCGCTCAGCGGGAAGAGGAAATCAGGAACTTCAAGCCGGTCCCATACTATGGCATTCAAGCGGTCACCGCAAAAGGGACCTTTACATGGCTAAAAGGTCAGGAGTCAAGGTCGTTTTCAAAAGAAGAGGTGGATCAGGTAGAAGCTGCCTTGAAGGCTCAAAAAAAACCGCTTACGATCGATACTGTCAAAAAAGCAACGAAAAAAAATCCTGCCCCTTCTTTTTATGATTTGACTGAACTACAGCGTGATGCCCACAAGATATACGGCTTTTCGGCAAAAGAAACGCTGTCAATCATGCAGAAATTGTACGAACAGCATAAATTGGTCACCTACCCGAGGACCGACAGCAAGCATCTGTCGAGTGATATGGTCGACACACTGAAAGATCGTCTGATGGCCGTCAATGTCCAGGAGTACAGAAGCATCGTCCATCATGCAATGAAAGGAAAGCTTACCCTTTCAAAAGCGTATGTTGACGACACCAAGGTCAGTGATCACCATGCCATCATTCCAACGGAGGAAACACCTTTTCTCCAGAAACTCCAAGACAGGGAACGGAAAATTTACGATCTGATCGTGAAGCGATTCGTCGCGGCATTCTATGCACCGTATTCTTATGAGCAGACCACCGTCACGGGAAATATCGGTCAGAACCGATTCCAGCTCAAAGGAAACAGGGTGCTGGATCAAGGGTGGAAGGCCGTTTATGAGAAGGAAAGCGTCGAAGGCCTGAAGGCAACGCTAGCCGAAGGGGAGAGTCTGCCGCTATTGTCGGTAAAGCAGACGGAAGGGAAAACCACGCCGCCGGGAAGATTCAATGAAGGAACCCTTCTGACCGCCATGGAGAATCCGCGGAAGTATATGAAAGGCAGCGATCAAGACCTGTTGGAGGCCATTTCGGAAACCGGGGGACTCGGTACCGTGGCGACCCGTGCCGACATCATTGAAAAACTATTCCACACGGCGCTCATCGAAGAGACGGGGAAAGAAATCACCATCACGTCCAAAGGGAAACAGCTACTTGACCTGGCACCTTCCGAGCTCAGGTCTCCGACACTCACTGCAGAATGGGAAATGAAGCTGGAGCAGATTGCCAGTGGCAAACTGAGCAAACAAGAATTCATGAAGGAAATCAAGGAATATACGAAAAAGTCGGTCCATGAAATCAAGCAATCCACTAAAAAATTCTCCCATGACAATCTCACAGGAACGAGATGCCCGGATTGCGGGAATCTCATGCTTGAAATTAAGAATCGTAATGGGAAAATGCTCGTTTGTCAGGATCGTGAGTGTGGACATCGCAAAAACGTCAGTAAAAAGACGAATGCACGCTGCCCGAACTGCCACAAGCGCCTTGAACTTAAGGGAGAAGGCGATGGACAACTGTTCGTATGTGTGTGCGGTCACAAAGAAAAGCTTTCTACCTTCAATCAGCGGAGGAAGAAGGAAAAGGGCGGAAAAGCAACCAAAAGGGATGTCAATCAATACTTGAAAACCCAGCAGAAAGATGAACCGGTGAATACAGCTCTCGCCGATGCCCTTGCCAAATTGAAACTTGATCAATAA
- a CDS encoding aspartate aminotransferase family protein: MVVDQHKDLLQDERRVWHSMKPYNPDATMVVTKAAGAWVTDHEGARYLDGMAGLWCVNIGYGREELATAAYEQLKEMPYYPLTQSHRPAIELAEKLTELIGDDYVFFFSNSGSEANETAFKIARQYHQQKGEANRYKIVARYRGYHGNTLGALSATGQAQRKYKYEPLAPGFIHVRPPDAYRDEPGSTGKDLPAVQALNETLTWELSETIAAVIMEPIITGGGIVMPQDGYMKAAKEVCEAHGALLIVDEVITGFGRTGKAFGFMHYGIKPDIITMAKGITSAYLPLSATAVRRDVYEAFKGREEYDYFRHINTFGGSPASCAVAMKNIDIIQKEQLIDRSARLGEKALHFLRQKLSAHPRVGDVRGKGLLLGIELVKDKSTKEPLDGKSVSSVVDYCKQKRILIGKNGATVAGFNNVLALSPPLVIEEDDLELMLDTVVEGINRL; the protein is encoded by the coding sequence ATGGTGGTGGATCAACACAAGGATCTGTTACAAGATGAGCGGAGGGTATGGCATTCCATGAAGCCTTATAATCCAGATGCGACCATGGTCGTGACCAAAGCAGCCGGTGCGTGGGTGACCGATCATGAGGGCGCGCGTTACCTCGATGGAATGGCTGGGTTATGGTGTGTGAACATAGGATACGGAAGAGAAGAGCTGGCGACTGCCGCTTACGAACAATTGAAGGAGATGCCTTACTATCCCCTCACTCAAAGTCATCGGCCAGCAATCGAACTGGCGGAGAAGCTGACCGAGCTTATCGGGGATGACTATGTGTTCTTTTTTTCCAACAGCGGTTCAGAGGCAAACGAGACGGCATTCAAGATTGCCCGTCAATATCATCAGCAAAAGGGGGAGGCCAATCGGTATAAGATCGTGGCAAGATACCGGGGATACCACGGGAATACCCTCGGGGCTTTATCTGCAACCGGACAGGCCCAGAGGAAATATAAGTACGAACCACTGGCACCGGGATTCATCCATGTTAGGCCACCCGATGCCTACAGGGATGAACCGGGATCAACCGGAAAAGACCTCCCTGCCGTCCAGGCGCTCAATGAAACACTGACATGGGAACTCAGTGAAACGATTGCAGCTGTCATCATGGAACCGATCATCACAGGCGGTGGGATCGTCATGCCTCAGGATGGATATATGAAGGCAGCGAAGGAGGTATGTGAAGCCCATGGGGCACTGCTGATCGTGGACGAAGTCATAACAGGATTCGGACGCACGGGAAAAGCATTCGGATTCATGCATTACGGGATTAAACCGGATATCATCACGATGGCAAAGGGGATTACCTCAGCGTATCTCCCTCTTTCTGCGACGGCTGTCAGGAGAGATGTGTACGAGGCGTTCAAGGGTCGTGAGGAATACGATTACTTCCGGCATATCAATACATTCGGGGGGAGTCCTGCCTCATGCGCAGTGGCTATGAAAAATATCGATATCATTCAAAAAGAGCAGCTTATTGACCGCTCTGCAAGACTGGGTGAAAAGGCCTTACATTTTCTCCGCCAAAAACTGTCTGCCCATCCTCGGGTCGGTGATGTGAGAGGAAAAGGACTCCTCCTTGGAATCGAGCTGGTGAAGGATAAGTCGACCAAAGAGCCGCTAGACGGGAAATCTGTAAGCAGTGTAGTGGACTATTGTAAGCAAAAACGTATCCTGATCGGTAAAAATGGAGCCACGGTAGCGGGATTCAATAACGTCCTTGCCCTCTCACCTCCCCTTGTGATTGAGGAGGACGATCTTGAGCTGATGCTTGATACCGTTGTTGAAGGGATCAATCGTCTATAA
- a CDS encoding VanW family protein, with protein sequence MIGLSNQQPLELDTGDEIITVKEESLALPYLDLPILNEDHFNHLVSLLQEKTYKAPINAKIDEHNRIIPGQTGLMLDRNGLREAMMNYLYKGVRSTDAPTLKTYPKVDTEILAHIRTNRIGSYVTYFNKKNEERTNNIILASGQINNTVVFPGETFSFNKTVGKRTKGKGYMKAPVIVKGELSEDIGGGICQVSSTLFNAVDRAGVTIVERYHHSKRVPYVPKGRDATVSWYGPDFAFRNPYHQPILIRSKVVGGQMIVTIFSSDQVEAEKRSVPGASPAKPSEKRH encoded by the coding sequence ATGATCGGACTATCGAATCAGCAGCCCCTTGAACTTGATACAGGGGATGAAATCATTACGGTCAAGGAGGAATCTCTGGCTCTTCCCTACCTTGATCTACCGATACTTAATGAAGACCATTTTAACCATCTTGTTTCCCTTCTGCAGGAAAAGACGTATAAAGCGCCCATCAATGCCAAAATTGATGAGCATAATCGTATCATCCCCGGACAAACAGGACTCATGCTTGACCGCAACGGCTTAAGAGAAGCCATGATGAATTATCTTTACAAAGGAGTGCGCTCCACTGATGCTCCGACCCTGAAAACCTACCCTAAGGTTGATACAGAAATCCTTGCCCATATACGCACGAATCGCATCGGATCCTATGTAACGTATTTCAATAAAAAAAATGAAGAACGAACGAATAATATCATCCTGGCTTCCGGGCAAATCAACAACACAGTCGTCTTTCCCGGCGAGACGTTCTCATTCAACAAGACGGTGGGTAAACGTACAAAAGGAAAGGGTTATATGAAGGCTCCCGTTATCGTCAAGGGAGAATTATCGGAAGATATCGGGGGAGGGATCTGCCAGGTTTCATCTACTCTCTTCAATGCCGTTGATCGTGCAGGGGTGACGATCGTGGAGCGCTATCATCATTCCAAAAGGGTCCCGTACGTCCCGAAAGGAAGAGACGCGACCGTCAGCTGGTATGGACCCGATTTTGCATTCCGCAACCCTTATCATCAGCCCATCCTGATCCGGTCCAAAGTCGTAGGGGGACAAATGATCGTGACCATTTTTTCATCCGATCAAGTGGAAGCCGAGAAGAGGAGCGTTCCAGGTGCATCGCCTGCCAAACCATCTGAAAAACGGCACTGA
- a CDS encoding RicAFT regulatory complex protein RicA family protein, which produces MAKYTKDDIIKHAGDLAQMIADTEEVDFFKRAEAQIHENQKVREMIASIKSLQKQAVNFQHYGKSEALKMVEAKIENLEKEIDAIPIVQQFKESQEDVNDLLQIVASVISNNVTDHIIETTGGDVLRGETGSQVRNSMPGSCS; this is translated from the coding sequence ATGGCGAAATATACAAAAGATGATATTATCAAACATGCAGGCGATCTTGCTCAGATGATCGCGGATACTGAAGAAGTGGATTTTTTCAAACGTGCAGAGGCACAGATCCATGAAAATCAAAAAGTAAGAGAAATGATTGCAAGCATCAAGAGTCTTCAGAAGCAGGCGGTCAACTTCCAACACTACGGTAAAAGCGAAGCACTGAAGATGGTTGAAGCAAAAATCGAAAACCTGGAAAAAGAAATTGACGCTATTCCCATCGTCCAGCAATTTAAAGAATCCCAGGAGGATGTGAATGATCTGCTTCAGATCGTCGCATCTGTCATCTCCAACAATGTCACCGATCACATCATCGAAACGACAGGCGGTGACGTCCTCAGGGGAGAAACCGGATCCCAGGTCCGCAATTCCATGCCTGGCAGCTGCTCGTAA
- the miaB gene encoding tRNA (N6-isopentenyl adenosine(37)-C2)-methylthiotransferase MiaB, with protein sequence MNEEQRKHGQQANPTSPKGEKDYSQYFQSVYIPPSLKEAKKRGKEEVQYHNDFTIDDKFKGLGTGRKFYIRTYGCQMNEHDTEVMAGIFMALGYEATNTTDDADVILLNTCAIRENAENKVFGELGHLKALKRENPELLIGVCGCMSQEESVVNKILKTYQQVDMIFGTHNIHRLPEILAEAYMSKAMVVEVWSKEGDVIENLPKVRRGNIKAWVNIMYGCDKFCTYCIVPYTRGKERSRRPEEIIQEVRMLAAQGYQEVTLLGQNVNAYGKDIEDLDYGLGDLMDELRKIDIPRIRFTTSHPRDFDDHLIEVLAKKGNLVEHIHLPVQSGSTPVLKIMARKYSREAFLDLVAKIKASMPDVALTTDIIVGYPNETEEQFEETLSLYREVGFESAYTYIYSPREGTPAAKMKDNVPDDVKKDRLRRLNEVVNELSGKALLPYKGEIVEVLVEGESKKNPEVLAGYTRRNKLVNFKAPKTAIGKIVKVKITDTKSWSLDGEMIEEGLIGSEFQIPAEVK encoded by the coding sequence ATGAATGAGGAACAGCGAAAACATGGACAGCAGGCGAATCCCACCTCACCAAAAGGCGAGAAGGATTACAGTCAATATTTTCAGAGCGTCTATATTCCGCCTTCGTTGAAAGAAGCCAAAAAACGCGGGAAAGAGGAAGTCCAGTATCATAATGACTTCACCATTGATGATAAATTCAAAGGCCTTGGAACAGGAAGGAAATTCTACATACGTACATATGGTTGTCAGATGAACGAACACGATACCGAGGTCATGGCGGGGATCTTCATGGCCCTGGGCTATGAAGCCACGAACACGACGGATGATGCGGATGTGATCCTTCTGAACACATGTGCCATCCGGGAGAACGCCGAGAACAAAGTGTTCGGTGAACTCGGTCATCTCAAGGCACTGAAACGGGAGAATCCTGAACTGCTCATCGGCGTATGCGGATGCATGTCCCAGGAAGAATCGGTCGTCAATAAGATCCTGAAGACCTATCAGCAGGTGGATATGATCTTTGGCACCCACAATATACACAGGCTCCCAGAGATCCTTGCCGAGGCCTATATGTCCAAGGCCATGGTCGTGGAAGTCTGGTCCAAGGAAGGGGATGTGATCGAGAACCTTCCGAAGGTCCGCAGAGGGAATATCAAGGCCTGGGTGAACATCATGTATGGCTGCGATAAGTTTTGTACGTACTGCATCGTTCCTTACACGCGTGGGAAGGAACGGAGCAGAAGACCGGAAGAGATCATCCAGGAGGTCCGGATGTTGGCCGCTCAAGGGTACCAGGAAGTCACCCTTCTTGGTCAGAATGTCAATGCGTATGGCAAGGACATTGAAGACCTTGACTACGGACTCGGGGACCTCATGGATGAATTGAGGAAGATCGATATCCCGAGGATCCGCTTCACGACCAGTCATCCCCGCGACTTTGATGATCATCTCATCGAAGTCCTTGCGAAGAAAGGGAACCTCGTCGAACACATCCATCTTCCGGTTCAGTCCGGTTCCACCCCTGTCCTGAAGATCATGGCCAGAAAGTATTCCCGTGAGGCCTTCCTTGACCTCGTGGCGAAAATCAAGGCGTCCATGCCGGATGTAGCCCTGACGACCGACATCATCGTCGGTTATCCGAATGAAACAGAAGAACAATTCGAAGAGACCCTCTCTTTGTACAGGGAAGTGGGCTTCGAATCGGCCTACACGTACATCTACTCCCCACGGGAAGGGACCCCGGCAGCCAAAATGAAGGATAATGTTCCTGACGATGTGAAGAAAGACCGATTACGCAGGCTGAACGAAGTGGTGAATGAATTGTCTGGCAAGGCCCTCCTTCCGTATAAAGGCGAAATCGTGGAAGTCCTGGTGGAAGGAGAAAGCAAGAAGAATCCGGAGGTCCTCGCCGGATACACAAGAAGGAACAAATTAGTGAATTTCAAAGCGCCCAAGACGGCCATCGGCAAAATCGTGAAGGTGAAGATCACCGATACTAAAAGCTGGTCGCTCGACGGGGAAATGATCGAAGAAGGCTTAATCGGATCTGAATTTCAAATACCGGCAGAGGTGAAATGA